The Streptomyces sp. NBC_00344 genome includes a window with the following:
- a CDS encoding MFS transporter: MTIDASPDLALRAAIAARFERLPMSRWHVTVRLIVGAVTFFEAFDQLLIAYALPQMRDEWHLTTSATTWLLTVGSIGMLAGALLSGRLADRIGRVKVIVLCVGLSSLANLALAATTSPDSFMAVRFVQGLAIGGEVPVAATFIAEITRSHRRGRFVLLYELVFPAGLTVGALVAAWVVPLLGWRWMYVIAAVPGVLCVLVQRAVPESPRWLAEHGRDEEAAAVMSRIEAEVGRATGEPLPPVPATPPVGPGRPAGPSGQAADGLRGLFTGRYRRRTLVIGALWFTGYFVNYGITSWLPTIYRNRYDLTLSDALLCSTVTSCAGLLGCLAVALTVDRAGRRRVITVSLTGSAVVLFVLACLGAHTPAQVLVWTSLAAVFLFGSNICLYLYTPELFPTRMRALGSSVGGALNRLGVILGPIVVGMVYAGGRVSLVFAVLGAVALAGAVVAVFGADETAGRALEEVSP; the protein is encoded by the coding sequence ATGACGATCGACGCTTCCCCCGACCTTGCCCTCCGGGCGGCGATTGCCGCCCGCTTCGAACGGCTGCCCATGAGCCGCTGGCATGTCACCGTGCGGCTCATCGTGGGCGCCGTGACCTTCTTCGAGGCATTCGACCAGCTCCTGATCGCCTACGCCCTGCCGCAGATGCGCGACGAGTGGCATCTGACCACGTCGGCCACCACCTGGCTGCTCACCGTCGGATCGATCGGCATGCTCGCCGGTGCGCTGCTCTCCGGCCGGCTCGCCGACCGGATCGGCCGGGTCAAGGTCATCGTCCTGTGCGTGGGACTCTCCAGCCTCGCCAATCTGGCCCTGGCCGCCACCACGTCACCGGACTCCTTCATGGCCGTCCGCTTCGTTCAGGGCCTGGCCATCGGAGGCGAGGTTCCGGTGGCCGCCACTTTCATCGCCGAGATCACCCGTAGCCACCGCCGCGGCCGTTTCGTCCTGCTGTACGAGCTGGTCTTCCCCGCGGGGCTCACCGTGGGCGCGCTGGTCGCCGCCTGGGTCGTGCCTCTGCTCGGCTGGCGCTGGATGTACGTCATCGCAGCCGTGCCCGGCGTGCTCTGCGTCCTGGTCCAGCGGGCCGTGCCGGAATCGCCGCGCTGGCTCGCCGAGCACGGCAGGGACGAGGAGGCCGCCGCCGTGATGTCGAGGATCGAGGCCGAGGTGGGACGGGCCACCGGTGAGCCGCTTCCTCCGGTACCCGCCACGCCCCCCGTCGGCCCCGGCCGCCCGGCTGGACCCTCCGGGCAGGCCGCCGACGGCCTGCGGGGGCTCTTCACCGGCCGCTACCGCCGTCGCACCCTGGTGATCGGCGCTCTCTGGTTCACGGGTTACTTCGTCAACTACGGCATCACCTCATGGCTGCCGACGATCTACCGCAACCGCTACGACCTGACGCTCTCCGACGCGCTGCTCTGTTCGACGGTGACATCCTGTGCCGGTCTCCTCGGCTGTCTGGCCGTCGCGCTGACCGTGGACCGCGCCGGACGCAGGCGGGTCATCACCGTCTCCCTCACCGGGTCCGCCGTCGTCCTGTTCGTTCTCGCCTGCCTCGGCGCGCACACCCCGGCCCAGGTGCTGGTGTGGACCTCCCTCGCGGCGGTCTTCCTCTTCGGATCCAATATCTGCCTGTACCTGTACACACCGGAGCTCTTCCCGACCAGGATGCGGGCCCTGGGCAGCAGTGTCGGCGGCGCGCTGAACCGTCTCGGGGTCATCCTGGGACCGATCGTCGTCGGCATGGTGTACGCGGGCGGCCGCGTCTCCCTCGTGTTCGCGGTGCTCGGCGCGGTCGCTCTGGCGGGTGCCGTCGTCGCCGTGTTCGGCGCGGACGAGACAGCGGGCCGGGCCCTGGAAGAGGTCTCACCCTGA
- a CDS encoding glycerol-3-phosphate dehydrogenase/oxidase yields the protein MTTLQSVPALGTHPASGSLPSRAETREQLSKATYDLLVIGGGILGISTAWHAAQSGLRVALVDAGDFAGATSSASSKLLHGGLRYLQTGAVKLVAENHFERRAVSRDVAPHLANPLTFYLPVYKGGPHGAAKLGAGVFAYSALSAFGDGVGHVISPSRAQRDVPELRTDNLKAVAVYGDDQMNDARMALMTVRAAVESGATVLNHAEVTGLRFTRGRVTGAELKDRLDGEEFGVSARLVLNATGPWVDHLRKLEDPEAAPSIRLSKGAHLVLKRTSPWRAALATPIDKYRITFALPWEDQLLLGTTDEEYEGDPADVRVTEKDIAQILDEAAFSVRDQQLSRDLITYSFAGLRVLPGGPGDTSKAKRETVVTEGRGGMLSVAGGKWTTFRHIGRTVMNKLADLPGHPLGEDMEPISRLPKKQPLPGIANPNAVAHRLLADGGTQGPEMAADTARHLATHYGSLAFDIARLANEDPALSRRIHPDAPEIWAQVVYARDHEWAETADDVLRRRTTLTIRGLATDEVRSEVEDLLGRN from the coding sequence ATGACCACCCTGCAGAGCGTCCCGGCACTCGGGACGCACCCGGCCTCCGGCTCCCTTCCGAGCCGAGCCGAGACTCGGGAGCAGCTCTCCAAGGCGACGTACGACCTCCTGGTGATCGGCGGCGGCATCCTGGGCATCTCCACCGCCTGGCATGCGGCGCAGTCCGGGCTGCGGGTGGCCCTGGTGGATGCCGGCGACTTCGCCGGCGCCACCTCATCCGCCTCGTCCAAGCTGCTCCACGGCGGACTGCGCTACCTCCAGACCGGTGCGGTGAAGCTGGTCGCCGAGAATCACTTCGAGCGCCGCGCTGTCTCCCGTGACGTCGCCCCCCACCTGGCCAATCCGCTCACCTTCTATCTGCCGGTGTACAAGGGCGGGCCGCACGGTGCGGCCAAGCTCGGCGCGGGTGTTTTCGCCTATTCGGCGCTCTCCGCCTTCGGTGACGGGGTCGGCCACGTCATATCCCCGTCCCGGGCGCAGCGTGATGTTCCCGAGCTTCGTACGGACAACCTGAAGGCCGTCGCCGTCTACGGCGACGACCAGATGAACGACGCGCGGATGGCTCTGATGACGGTGCGTGCCGCCGTCGAATCCGGCGCCACCGTGCTCAACCACGCGGAGGTCACCGGCCTCCGCTTCACCCGGGGCAGGGTGACCGGCGCCGAGCTCAAGGACCGTCTCGACGGAGAAGAGTTCGGTGTGAGCGCCCGGCTGGTACTGAACGCCACCGGGCCGTGGGTCGACCATCTGCGCAAGCTGGAGGACCCGGAGGCGGCTCCTTCCATCCGCCTCTCCAAGGGCGCGCATCTGGTGCTGAAGCGCACCTCCCCCTGGCGGGCCGCGCTGGCGACGCCGATCGACAAGTACCGGATCACCTTCGCCCTCCCCTGGGAGGACCAGCTGCTGCTCGGTACCACCGACGAGGAATACGAGGGTGACCCGGCCGATGTCCGGGTCACCGAGAAGGACATCGCCCAGATCCTGGACGAGGCCGCGTTCTCGGTCCGCGACCAGCAGCTCTCGCGTGATCTGATCACCTACTCGTTCGCGGGTCTGCGGGTGCTGCCTGGGGGACCGGGCGACACCTCGAAGGCGAAGCGGGAGACGGTCGTCACCGAGGGACGCGGCGGCATGCTGTCGGTGGCCGGCGGCAAGTGGACGACGTTCCGGCACATCGGCCGCACGGTGATGAACAAGCTCGCCGACCTGCCGGGACACCCGCTGGGCGAGGACATGGAGCCGATCTCGCGTCTGCCCAAGAAGCAGCCGCTGCCCGGCATCGCCAACCCGAACGCGGTCGCGCACCGGCTGCTGGCGGACGGCGGCACGCAGGGACCGGAGATGGCGGCCGACACCGCGCGGCACCTGGCCACGCACTACGGTTCGCTCGCCTTCGACATCGCCCGGCTCGCGAACGAGGACCCGGCGCTGTCCCGGCGCATCCACCCGGATGCCCCGGAGATCTGGGCGCAGGTCGTCTACGCCCGCGACCACGAGTGGGCGGAGACCGCCGACGACGTACTGCGCCGCCGTACCACGCTGACGATCCGCGGACTGGCGACGGACGAGGTGCGGTCCGAGGTCGAGGACCTGCTCGGCAGGAACTGA